ATACTTGCACCATTGGCAGAGTATTTCACGGAACATCCATGAAACAGCGTAGCTATGGCAACAACGATTAATAATGGAAATAGTTTCCTCATGAAAAAATTAGTTATTGGCTATTGGTTATCTGCCTATTCTGCGATATTATATTCTTTCAGTTTCCTGTACAGGGTCCTTTCGGAAATGCCCAGGTCTAAAGCGGCGTCTTTACGTTTACCTTTATGTTTTTTCAGGGCTTTAACGATCAGCTCTTTTTCCTTATCGGCAATAGAGAGTGTTTCTTCCACTTCTTCGTGGTGATCTATCTTATTGTCCTGGATAATGATAGGTTGCGGATTGTTCATGACCGGCGCCTGCGGTGTAATATCGGTAGTGGCAGGGTAGCTGTGCAGCACATGATTATCTGCAGGATGGTAATCGTGGTTATGTACCACATTCGGGTTCTGCAGAATATCAAAAAACATCTTTTTCACCTCTGTCACATCTTTTTTCATATCAAAAAAGAGTTTGTAGAGGATATCTCTTTCGCTGGCAAAGTCGCCACCAGACTGCTGTTGTGGTGATGCCAGCATAGGCAGCCTGTTAATTTCCGGCTGTTCCGGCAGGAAGCGTTTCAGGTCATTTGCTGTTACCAGTTTGTCGGTAGATAATACCGATATCTGTTCAGCAATATTTTTGAGTTCTCTTACATTACCTCTCCATGGGTAATTGACAAGAATATTACGTGCTTCGTCGTCCAGCTGGATGGAAGGTGTTTTATATTTCTCGGAGAAGTCCACAGAGAATTTGCGGAACAGCA
This window of the Chitinophaga sp. Cy-1792 genome carries:
- a CDS encoding sigma-54-dependent Fis family transcriptional regulator, translated to MDIQAIKNRFGIIGNSPALNYALQVAVQVANTDLTVLINGESGVGKEVFSQIIHALSARKHNPFIAVNCGAIPEGTIDSELFGHEKGSFTGAVDNRKGYFETVNGGTIFLDEIGEMPLGTQARLLRVLETGEYIRVGSSKVQKTDVRVIAATNRDLLERTQQGKFREDLYYRLNTVPIRVPALRDRKEDIPLLFRKFSVDFSEKYKTPSIQLDDEARNILVNYPWRGNVRELKNIAEQISVLSTDKLVTANDLKRFLPEQPEINRLPMLASPQQQSGGDFASERDILYKLFFDMKKDVTEVKKMFFDILQNPNVVHNHDYHPADNHVLHSYPATTDITPQAPVMNNPQPIIIQDNKIDHHEEVEETLSIADKEKELIVKALKKHKGKRKDAALDLGISERTLYRKLKEYNIAE